One window of the Pseudomonas knackmussii B13 genome contains the following:
- a CDS encoding TetR/AcrR family transcriptional regulator encodes MRYPEDHKAQTRQKIIDEASRRFRREGVEATGLQTLMKALGLTHGGFYAHFKSKDELVEIALQAAAEQLREVSRKSFEGPDPLPQFIDRYLSEAHRDHPESGCPFPTLSAELGARGQPSPTTDQSVRNRLEMIENALPADHDPDQAIATLSALVGALVLSRSVADKALSERLLESTKRYLKRELPGNTGA; translated from the coding sequence ATGCGCTACCCCGAAGATCACAAGGCGCAGACCCGCCAGAAAATCATCGACGAAGCCTCCCGCCGCTTCCGCCGCGAAGGCGTCGAGGCCACAGGGCTGCAGACACTGATGAAGGCTCTGGGCCTGACCCACGGCGGCTTCTATGCGCACTTCAAGTCGAAGGACGAACTGGTCGAGATCGCCTTGCAGGCCGCCGCCGAGCAACTGCGCGAGGTTTCCCGCAAGAGTTTCGAGGGTCCGGACCCGCTGCCGCAGTTCATCGACCGCTACCTCTCCGAGGCGCACCGCGATCACCCGGAAAGCGGCTGCCCTTTCCCCACCCTCAGCGCGGAACTGGGCGCCCGCGGCCAGCCGAGCCCGACCACCGACCAATCGGTGCGCAACCGCCTGGAGATGATCGAGAACGCGCTGCCCGCCGACCATGACCCGGACCAGGCCATCGCCACCCTCTCCGCCCTGGTCGGCGCCCTGGTGCTGTCGCGCAGCGTGGCGGACAAGGCGCTGTCGGAGCGCCTTCTGGAAAGCACCAAGCGCTATCTGAAGCGCGAGCTGCCAGGCAACACCGGCGCATAA